GATATTCTGGCCGACGTGGGGCTCAAAGATGATGCCGTTTACATCGGTTATTACGGTAAAGACCCGCACTTGAGTCAGGACCCCACCAAAGTAGCTATTTCACGGGGAGTACCCATAAAAAAGGCCCTTGAGGCCGAAACGTTAATTGCCTGGGCGGTAAATGGGAAAGATATTCCCTTGGTACACGGCTATCCGCTTCGGTTGGTAGTGGGCGGTTGGCCAGCGTCGGTATCCGGGAAGTGGTTGCACACGATCTCGGTGCGAAATAAAGAACACGATGGGGCCAAAATGGAAGGCCATAGCTATCGGATGCCCATTCGTCCTGTACAGCCGGGTGAGAAAATCGCCGAAACACCTGAGAATTTCCGCATTATAGAATCGATGCCCGTAAAATCGCTCATTACATACCCCAAAACGGGCGCTATGTTCGATCTGAAAAAGCCACTTGCCCTGCGTGGTCATGCGTGGGCAGGGGATCGGATGGTGGCGGATGTGCATACATCGATCGATTATGGAGCAACCTGGCAGAAAACAAAGCTCCAACCGCCTAAAAATCGACTGGCCTGGCAGCACTGGTCAACGGAGATTACGTTCCCGCAGTCGGGGTATTATGAAGTGTGGGTACGGGCAACGGATAGTAGCGGAGTAACGCAGCCGATGGTTATTCCGCAATGGAATCCGGGTGGCTATCTGAACAATGCCTGCCATCGGATTGCGGTTAAAGCAGTTGTATAGATGATGAAAGCAATAAGCATACTTTTCTTTGTTGGAGCCGTTCTGATAGGAGCGTCGAGTTTCCGCGTTCAGAACCCGAAAGCTGCTAATCATCCCGTTGGTATTCTGGATACGTTGAAAATCGACGCTGAGAGTGGCCTGGTGGCTG
This window of the Spirosoma aerolatum genome carries:
- a CDS encoding sulfite oxidase, whose amino-acid sequence is MKKQIHDRRGFLQKSALATLTALVGTDVIFARQIPPYYTPLGFDDDPLKGKIPDMKVLGDKPWNVEAPIHQLDDAITPVEKMFVRNNGLIPSEPINPDTWTLTIKGESVKATKTYTLNDLKKRFPVHTYQLVLECGGNGRAGYEPQTTGNPWDQGAVSCAEWTGVRLKDILADVGLKDDAVYIGYYGKDPHLSQDPTKVAISRGVPIKKALEAETLIAWAVNGKDIPLVHGYPLRLVVGGWPASVSGKWLHTISVRNKEHDGAKMEGHSYRMPIRPVQPGEKIAETPENFRIIESMPVKSLITYPKTGAMFDLKKPLALRGHAWAGDRMVADVHTSIDYGATWQKTKLQPPKNRLAWQHWSTEITFPQSGYYEVWVRATDSSGVTQPMVIPQWNPGGYLNNACHRIAVKAVV